In the genome of Pangasianodon hypophthalmus isolate fPanHyp1 chromosome 23, fPanHyp1.pri, whole genome shotgun sequence, one region contains:
- the mpg gene encoding DNA-3-methyladenine glycosylase — protein sequence MSSMSKSSALFKKCEVKYCVVICASEVSSWIMTTLKRKLLSKTDVSETVKKRLQRQDGGHRDTDQGKDQDQTCSQYFLSKADNAARLRFDFFNQPCVDLAKALLGKVLVRRHSDGTELRARVVETEAYLGGEDKASHSAGGKRTERNAAMFMKPGTIYVYPIYGIYLCMNISSQGEGAAVLLRSLEPLQGQDVMRRLRASKRKEGAKTVKDRELCNGPSKLCQALDVQRCFDRRDLASDADVWLETDTEWATSGAGDVVSAPRIGIESHGEWATKPLRFYLRGHRCVSVVDKVAESKQ from the exons ATGAGCAGCATGAGTAAATCAAGCGCTTTATTCAAGAAGTGTGAAGTGAAGTATTGTGTCGTTATCTGTGCGAGTGAAGTAAGCAGCTGGATAATGACGACTCTCAAGAGGAAGTTATTGTCAAAGACTGATGTTAGTGAGACGGTAAAGAAGCGACTCCAGCGGCAGGATGgaggacacagagacacagaccaGGGCAAGGATCAGGACCAGACCTGCAGTCAGTACTTTCTCAGTAAAGCTGATAATGCTGCCAGGCTGAGATTCGACTTCTTTAACCAGCCATGTGTTGATTTAGCCAAAGCCCTTCTGGGTAAG GTGCTGGTGCGCAGGCATTCTGATGGCACAGAGCTGAGAGCCAGGGTGGTCGAGACGGAGGCCTACTTGGGCGGGGAAGACAAGGCATCGCACTCGGCTGGTGGCAAGCGCACAGAAAGAAATGCAGCCATGTTCATGAAGCCTGGCACCATCTATGTCTACCCTATTTATGGCATCTATCTCTGCATGAATATCTCCAGCCAGG GGGAAGGGGCAGCTGTGCTGTTACGTTCCCTGGAGCCCCTCCAGGGTCAGGATGTCATGAGGAGGCTGCGGGCATCCAAACGTAAAGAGGGCGCCAAGACAGTGAAGGACAGAGAATTATGTAATGGCCCGTCTAAGCTGTGCCAGGCCCTGGATGTCCAGCGCTGCTTTGACCGCAGGGACCTGGCCTCAGATGCTGATGTGTGGCTAGAGACGGACACAGAGTGGGCGACATCAGGAGCAGGAGACGTAGTTTCAGCCCCTCGGATTGGAATCGAGTCCCATGGAGAATGGGCCACCAAACCACTACGATTTTACCTGCGAGGTCATCGTTGTGTTAGTGTGGTGGACAAAGTAGCTGAGAGTAAGCAGTAG